The Anderseniella sp. Alg231-50 genome segment TTGTGAATCATGCCGTGGGTGAACTGGCAGCCATTGAGCTGGGCGCCACGCCATTCCATGCCGGAATTGGCGGCGCATTCGAGAAAATACACCCGGTTTTCCCGCGGGAACCGCATGATGTCAGCCATGGTGAAGACAATCTGCTTGTCGACGAGGCCGTTGATCATCAACCGGTGTTCGGCAGGGTCAACCTCGGCTATGCCTGCATGATGGCGCTCAAAGCACAGACCGTTGGGAGTGATGATGCCATCCAGGTCATGCAGCGGCGTGAAATTGACCGATGAGATCGGGTCCGCGGTGAGCCAGGCAACATTGCGGCGCACAACCGATTTTTCAAATTCGGACGGATGACCATAGGGACGTGCATCAACGCCATCGCCAAGGTACTGGTTCCAGTCTTTCTTCTCCAGAATGGCGGCCTCGCCGTCACCGGCACGGGCCTTGCCGGCGATGGCAGCGCCACCAAGGGCAAGCCCTGCCCCCAGGAAACGGCGGCGGCTGGTTGTCGTTTTCGGATACCCTGAATCATCAGACATGAGCGTCACTCCTCGTGCTGATTCACATTATACATTCATTTATATGAATATAAAAGCCCAAAGGCATTACATATTCACCTTCACTGTCGGCTGGTCGGGCAATGACACCACCTGTTTGGAGGTGATGTGTTTCTCCATCAGGTCATAGATGGCAGGGCCCTCGACGTTTTCGTTGACCGATGCCCAGCCGCCGACGACATATTTCTTGTCTGCCTCCAGCGGTTCTCCTGTGGACATCAGGCGCATGTCGGAGATGCGCCCGCCCATACCTTCATTGGGCGAGCAGGTGTAACTCATGCCGCCAACCCGGACCATGTCGCCGCCCTGCTGGAAGAACGGGTCCTTGTTGAACAGGTTGTCGCAGACATCCTCGAGAATTTCCTTCATCTGCGTACCGGTGAACTCAAGCCGGTACACGGACGGGTAACTCATGGAGGTTTCGGTGTAGAGATCATCGATGGTGATGTCCTGGCCCGGCAACAGAGTGGTACCCCACCTGAAGCCCGGCGACAGGGCAATCTGCGTGTCGCGCTGTTCGATGATGCCCTGGCAGATCAGGTCATCCCAGGTGCCGTTGAAATTGCCGCGCCGGTACAGAAGACCCTCGGTCTTGCCGATGACCCGGTTCAATTCGACCTCGTGCGGTTTGCGCACTTCGTCGATCTTGGCAGCCATCTCGGCATCGGGGGTAACGACGTCGGAAAACACCGGGATCAGGTTGGACGAATGTCCAACCACCTTGCCGTCTCTGACCTCAAGATCAATCCGGCCGAGATACTTGCCGTGCGAACCCGACGACAGCAGCAGCGTACTGCCGATTTCAATGGCCTGCGGGATGGCATCGTGGGTATGGCCTGTCACAATGACATCAATTCCGCTGACCACGCCTGCCAGCTTGCGATCAACATCAAACCCGTCATGGGACAGCAGCACCACGACCTCGGCACCGTCAGCACGGGCCTTGTCGACATTTTCCTGAAGCGTATCGGGCCTGATGCCAAATGACCATTTCGGGAACATCCAGCGCGGGTTGGCGATCGGCGTATAGGGCATGGCCTGACCGATGACGGCCACCTTCACGCCGCCCTTTTCAAACATGGCGGTGCTTTCAAACACCGGCTCATCCCACTCATTGTCAAAGATGTTGGAGGCCAGGAAAGCGTAGCCCATGTCGTCGATGATTTCCTTGACCCGGTCCTCACCGAAAGTGAATTCCCAATGCCCGACCATGGCATCGGGCTTGAGCAGCTTCATGCAGTCGACCATGTCCTGGCCGTTCGACTTCAGCGATGTGTATGAGCCCTGCCAGGTGTCGCCACCGTCCAGAAACAGCACCTTGTCGTCACCGCGCTCCGCGCGGATTGCCTTGACCAGGGTTGCTGTCCGGTCCAGCCCGCCAAGACGGCCATAGGCGCGGGCCAGTTCTTCATAATCGACCATGGTATGGGCGTAGGCGAGCGGCGAGCCCTTCTCGATGCCGAAGTGCGTGAGGAACGCCTCACCGACCAGATGCGGAGGAATGCCGGCGTAATCCCCGATACCGATATTGGTGTCCGGCGGGCGAAAATAGACCGGCTTCAACTGGGCATGCACATCGGTGAAATGCAGCAGGGTGATCTGACCCTTGGAGTCGAATTTCAACAGGTCATCCTGCGTCAGTTTCTGCTGCGCCAGCGCGCGGGTAACGTTTGCACCATACCCCGCAACACCAAGTGCGGCACCAGCGTTGACGGTGTACTGCAGAAAATCACGTCTGGTAAACATGGCCACAAACCTCGGTAAAGTTCAGTTTTTTCGGCGTTTTCCCGGGCCAAATCCGGCACTTGGGTAAAAAAAGGGTGGGCATCTAATGAAAAATGCCCACCGCAAGCGTTGTCATATGACGATCAGTTGCGCACGGCAGGCGTTTCCACCGACAGTCCTGCACCGCGAGATGCCAGGTAAAGTTCAAGCGCAATGAACTCGTCCGAACCGCGTTTGTAAGGTGTTGCGCGGATATTCTTCATGCAACCGGAGAAGCGGCGGTGAATGGAGCCCAAGCCACCCCACTTCAGGCGGTAGGTCGGGAATCCGTTGATCTGGCCCTGGCTGAGATGATCAGCGCGGATCATCTTGCCGTAGTTGTCTTCATGGCAATTGGCACATGACATGTCGAGCTGGCCAACACGGGTGTAGTAGAGTTTCTTGCCCTTGTCGGTCCACGACTGCATTGGCCCGTCGGTTTTGACATTCACCGACATGCCGCGTGACTGCAGGCCGATATAGGCGGTCATGGCGAGCATGTTGGGTGCTTCCCACTTCCAGGCTTCGGCTTTCATGTTGTCGGTCCGGCAGGCATTGATCTGGGTTTCCAGAGTGTGCGGCTTGCCAAGCTTCTCGTTCCACTTCGGCATGGACGCACGAACACCTTTCATGGTCTCCGACGCATCATTGTGGCATGTGGCGCAGGACTTGCCCGCCTCACCCTCAACAGTGCTCCAAAGAGTCTCGCCCTGCTCTACTGCCGGAAAGGCCGGGTTTTCAAAATCGTCCATTTCAAAGGCCTGGGTTTCCGGCGAGCGGAAACGCCAGCCGGAATAGACCCGGCTCAGGGGGCTGCCTTTCGGAGCCTCCACGTCAGTGACCAGTTGCTGTCCTTCGATCACCAGCGTGTTGTTGTCCGGCTCGGCAATCGCCGTGCCTGCCGCGAAAACAGATGCCGCCGTCAGCAGTCCGGCCCATTTGAGTGTTGTCGAGTTCATTTTGTTTCCTCCCGAAGTTCTAAGTTTTCATGTAACCGGCCGGCAGCCGTTGAACCGGCTGCCGGCGATGCATGTCACTTGACCTCGATTTTTTTGCTTGTTTCGTAGACAGAGCCGTCATCGTCCACCCAGGTGAACTTGAACTCGCCTGATTCCGGCACCTTGGCCGTAAACTCGAGATACGGATTGGCCGAGATGGCCGGATCGATGTCACACCCGAACACCTTGGTTCCGTTGAACTCGCAGGTGAACTTGTTGATAATCTTGCGCGGGATGACCTTGCCGGCCTTGTCCTTGCGCTGACCGGATTCCATCTTGTGGCTGATCAGCGTCTTGATGGTGATCACCTCGCCGGCTTTGGCCGACTTGGGCACCTTCACGCGTGGTTTTGCTTTTGCCATTTTCGTTTGTCCTCTTGGGTATCCTAGCCGCCACAGCCGCCGATTGTGACCTTGACCAGCCTGGTATCAGAATAAACCGACCCGTCCTTCATCTTTGCAACGGCGACAACATTCTGTGTCTTCGCCAAACGCATGCGGGTCGTGGCAGATGCCTCGCCGCTCATCTCGGTAAAGTGGAACGTCGCCACTTCCGGATTCGGGTTGCCTTCGGCCAGGATGATCACCGATTCCACCATGTCATCACCGGACATGGCGCTTTCGACCGAAACGGAAATCGGAACCGTGTTGCCGTTCTCGGCAATTTCGGGCGCTTTCAGCGTAATCTTGCCGGATGCAGGCTCCTTGCCTCCAGCAAATTCCATGACCCGCTTCTTGGTGTCTTCTGCTGCAGCACTGGCCGGATTGACCCTGACGCCTGCCACGGCCAGCACAGCCGCGCCGGCAGTCAGGCCCAGTACCTGTCTCCTGTCTAGCTTCATAGAAATAACTCCTATTCTTTCAGCGTTGTGAGATAAGCCACAACGTCTTCAACCTGTTGGGCCGACAAAATGGTCTTGTCGGCAAACTTCTTATTGATCCGGGCGCCAAGCTCGAGGCTGTAGAAACCCGGCATGAGGGTTTCGTCTGTAAGGACTTTTTTGGAATTGATGACGATCGCACGAAGCTCAGCTTCCGAGTAACGGTCTGCAACGCCATCAAGCGGCGGGCCAACCTCGCCATGGAATGAATGTTCTTTTTGCTCGGCATTGACATGACAGGCCAGGCAATTGCCCTGCTTGCGATTTGAAAACACCGCCCGTCCCTTTGCCACATCTCCCGCGGCACCGGTCAGTGATGCCTGCACGCCGTCGTCCGTAAACTTGACGTCCATCGGTGCCACATCGCCAGCGCTAGCCGGGGCAATTGCCGCTCCAGCCAGAAACACGCCAGCCAAACCCAGTTTCAGCATGGTCCTCATCAGTTTCCTCCAGTACCCTTTTATTATTGGACGCCAGCCTAGTTCACGATTCCGTGGATATCAAGACAAATTCATATTTTTGAATGAATATGCCAACTGTCCGTAAACGTGACTTCGGCCGACAATTAATATCAATCAGTGTTTTTCTCACCGGCCTCGCGCCGCTCGACAATCCTGCGTGCGTGGTAGCGCTGAAACCCCTCGTCTGTTTCATAGCCCTTTTTATGCACCCACTGGAACATGTCGAGAAAAGTTCCTTTCCGGAAAGCGCCGGGCATGACCGCGACCGTGGATGCGCCAACATCCTTTTTGCCGTTGGTTTCCTCAGGCATGAAGAAGATGGTCGGGGTAAAGGTTACCCGCCATTTCCGCGCCGCGGTTTTTTCGGTCAGCGTCTCACCGTCAAGATCAGTGACCTCCTCATCGCCATACAAGTTGTACTGCACCACCATGTAGTTGGCCTTGATGAAGTCACGAACTTCCGGGTCCGTCAGCACCTGCTCGTGAACCTGCCGGCAATAGATGCAGCCACGTTGCTCGAATATCAGCGCAAGGCGCTTTCCCTCCGCCTTGGCGGTGGCCATGTCTTCCTGGATGTCGCGAAATGTGGTGGCGAACCAGGCTTGCTTGTGCAGGCCGTCATCTCCCACTTCAGATGCCAGCGCACCGGTAATCCCGGCAAGCAGAACAGTAACCGCAAGAAATATTCGCATTTCAGTTTCTCCTTATCCAACTGCGCCCAGACCCGGAAACAGCTCCAGCATATAGTAAGCTATGGCGGACATGCCGCCTGTGATGAACAGGACACCGGTCAGCACCAGCAGGCCACCCGTCAGTTTTTCAATCATGCCCATGCGATGGCGATGGCGCTTCATCAGGGCCATGAAGGGCCGGAAGAAGACTGCCGCAAGAATGAACGGAATACCAATACCCAGTGCATAGGCCAGCAGCAGGGAAGCGCCTTTCAACGCATCACCGGCCTGCGCCGCCACAAACAGGATGGCGGCGAGAACCGGACCCACGCATGGCGTCCAGCCAAATGCAAATGCCAGCCCCACCACATAGGCGCCCAGCAACCCGACCGCCCTGGCCGGTCCCTGCATCCTGATATCACGGTACAGAAAGGGTATCCGGAAGACGCCCATGAAATGCAGGCCCAGTATGATGATGATGACACCGGCAACCTTGGCCAGGATATCCAGGTGATCGGTCACAAAGCTGCCGATGAACGAGGCACTTGCCCCGAGCGCTACAAATACGGTTGCAAAACCGGCAACGAAGGCGATCGCCGCCATCACCACCGAACGCCAGGCGTCGGCCGGCATGTCTTCATCGCTCATTTCATTGATAGATGTCCCGGCGAGAAAGCACAGATAGGGCGGCACGAGCGGCAATACGCAAGGCGAAGCGAAGGACAGGAACCCTGCCACCAACGCCGCTGCATAGCTGATTTCCAGGTCCACTAACCACTCCCGCAGAACTCACAAGAAGTTCATATTCAAATTTTGTAATTTGTTGTAAGGTGTCACGCATGAAAGCTCTTCGCAACAGATTCTTCGGCGTGCTGACGGCACTGGCTGCAAGCGTCGCCGTTCTCGCATTGGCTCCGGCAGGCGCCAAAGCTGCGCAGCTCATCATGCTGGAACAGGACGGCTGTCACTGGTGCGAGGTGTGGAATGAGGAGATCGGCATCGCCTATCCGAAAACGGATGAAGGCAAGCTGGCCCCGCTGCGCCGGGTGGATATCCACTCCCCGCTGCCGGCAGACCTGGAAGGCCTGAAAAAAGCCAACTACACCCCCACTTTCGTGGTCTGGCACAATGGTCGCGAGGTTGACCGCTTGCGCGGCTATCCGGGCGGGCACTTCTTCTGGCCGATGCTGCAGCAGATGCTGGCGAAAATTGACAAGGCAGAAACCGGCACGGCGGAAACACCCGGCACTGCCGAACCCAAATCATAAGGAAACAGGGAATTCACCATGGCGAATGCCCAACTGAAATTCGAACACTCGCTCGACGACATGATGTCGAGTGCCAAGGATGCCACGGACTTTCTGAAAGCCCTGGCGCATGAGGGCCGGCTGGCCATTTTATGCCGGCTGTCACAAGGCGAATGCACGGTTACGGAACTGGAGCAATTGCTGTCTGCGCGGCAAGCCGCCGTCTCGCAGCAACTGGCGCGGCTACGGCTTGAAGGACTGGTCAATGCGCGCCGCGACGGCAAGACCATCTACTATACGATCGGCGACGAGCGCGTGAAGCAGATGATTACCGTGCTGTACGACATGTTCTGCGCCGAAGATGACAACAACGGCTAAAGCTGTATCCTGAACCTCTGCCGGCAAAAACGACACGCAATCCGGCTGCAAGACAGACAATATCGAAGAAGGCAGGAAAACCTGCCCCGACCCAGGGAGAAACGACCGATGATCGAGTTGTCTCCAGGCACGATTGCCGCCATAGGCGGCCTGGCCGGAGGTATGGCGCTGGGCTTCGCTGCCCGCTGGGGCAGGTTCTGCACGCTCGGGGCGATCGAGGACGCCTGCCTGGGCGGAAGCCGTGGCCGCCTGTCGGCCTGGGGCCTGGCAATTGCCGTGGCGATAGTGGGCACCTACGCACTGGATCAATCGGGCATCATCGACATTGCCGGCAGTTTTTACCTGATTTCGCCGACAACGCTGCTGGCAACCGCTTTCGGCTCATTCCTGTTCGGCCTCGGCATGTCGCTGGTCGGCACCTGCGGCTACGGAACCCTGGCCCGCGTCGGCGGCGGAGACCTGAAATCCGTCGTGACCTTTCTGGTGCTGGGCATCACGGCTTATGCCACTATGAACGGACTTTCCGCCTATTTGCGGGTCTACCTGTTTGACGTGCCCACGCAACTCGAGCAGCCCGCGGGCATCGCCCACACTGCCGCCAC includes the following:
- a CDS encoding transcriptional regulator gives rise to the protein MKALRNRFFGVLTALAASVAVLALAPAGAKAAQLIMLEQDGCHWCEVWNEEIGIAYPKTDEGKLAPLRRVDIHSPLPADLEGLKKANYTPTFVVWHNGREVDRLRGYPGGHFFWPMLQQMLAKIDKAETGTAETPGTAEPKS
- a CDS encoding cytochrome c biogenesis protein CcdA — encoded protein: MDLEISYAAALVAGFLSFASPCVLPLVPPYLCFLAGTSINEMSDEDMPADAWRSVVMAAIAFVAGFATVFVALGASASFIGSFVTDHLDILAKVAGVIIIILGLHFMGVFRIPFLYRDIRMQGPARAVGLLGAYVVGLAFAFGWTPCVGPVLAAILFVAAQAGDALKGASLLLAYALGIGIPFILAAVFFRPFMALMKRHRHRMGMIEKLTGGLLVLTGVLFITGGMSAIAYYMLELFPGLGAVG
- a CDS encoding thioredoxin fold domain-containing protein — translated: MRIFLAVTVLLAGITGALASEVGDDGLHKQAWFATTFRDIQEDMATAKAEGKRLALIFEQRGCIYCRQVHEQVLTDPEVRDFIKANYMVVQYNLYGDEEVTDLDGETLTEKTAARKWRVTFTPTIFFMPEETNGKKDVGASTVAVMPGAFRKGTFLDMFQWVHKKGYETDEGFQRYHARRIVERREAGEKNTD
- the soxA gene encoding sulfur oxidation c-type cytochrome SoxA, with the protein product MNSTTLKWAGLLTAASVFAAGTAIAEPDNNTLVIEGQQLVTDVEAPKGSPLSRVYSGWRFRSPETQAFEMDDFENPAFPAVEQGETLWSTVEGEAGKSCATCHNDASETMKGVRASMPKWNEKLGKPHTLETQINACRTDNMKAEAWKWEAPNMLAMTAYIGLQSRGMSVNVKTDGPMQSWTDKGKKLYYTRVGQLDMSCANCHEDNYGKMIRADHLSQGQINGFPTYRLKWGGLGSIHRRFSGCMKNIRATPYKRGSDEFIALELYLASRGAGLSVETPAVRN
- the soxX gene encoding sulfur oxidation c-type cytochrome SoxX, encoding MRTMLKLGLAGVFLAGAAIAPASAGDVAPMDVKFTDDGVQASLTGAAGDVAKGRAVFSNRKQGNCLACHVNAEQKEHSFHGEVGPPLDGVADRYSEAELRAIVINSKKVLTDETLMPGFYSLELGARINKKFADKTILSAQQVEDVVAYLTTLKE
- a CDS encoding metalloregulator ArsR/SmtB family transcription factor, coding for MANAQLKFEHSLDDMMSSAKDATDFLKALAHEGRLAILCRLSQGECTVTELEQLLSARQAAVSQQLARLRLEGLVNARRDGKTIYYTIGDERVKQMITVLYDMFCAEDDNNG
- the soxZ gene encoding thiosulfate oxidation carrier complex protein SoxZ; the protein is MAKAKPRVKVPKSAKAGEVITIKTLISHKMESGQRKDKAGKVIPRKIINKFTCEFNGTKVFGCDIDPAISANPYLEFTAKVPESGEFKFTWVDDDGSVYETSKKIEVK
- the soxY gene encoding thiosulfate oxidation carrier protein SoxY — its product is MKLDRRQVLGLTAGAAVLAVAGVRVNPASAAAEDTKKRVMEFAGGKEPASGKITLKAPEIAENGNTVPISVSVESAMSGDDMVESVIILAEGNPNPEVATFHFTEMSGEASATTRMRLAKTQNVVAVAKMKDGSVYSDTRLVKVTIGGCGG
- the soxB gene encoding thiosulfohydrolase SoxB, with the protein product MFTRRDFLQYTVNAGAALGVAGYGANVTRALAQQKLTQDDLLKFDSKGQITLLHFTDVHAQLKPVYFRPPDTNIGIGDYAGIPPHLVGEAFLTHFGIEKGSPLAYAHTMVDYEELARAYGRLGGLDRTATLVKAIRAERGDDKVLFLDGGDTWQGSYTSLKSNGQDMVDCMKLLKPDAMVGHWEFTFGEDRVKEIIDDMGYAFLASNIFDNEWDEPVFESTAMFEKGGVKVAVIGQAMPYTPIANPRWMFPKWSFGIRPDTLQENVDKARADGAEVVVLLSHDGFDVDRKLAGVVSGIDVIVTGHTHDAIPQAIEIGSTLLLSSGSHGKYLGRIDLEVRDGKVVGHSSNLIPVFSDVVTPDAEMAAKIDEVRKPHEVELNRVIGKTEGLLYRRGNFNGTWDDLICQGIIEQRDTQIALSPGFRWGTTLLPGQDITIDDLYTETSMSYPSVYRLEFTGTQMKEILEDVCDNLFNKDPFFQQGGDMVRVGGMSYTCSPNEGMGGRISDMRLMSTGEPLEADKKYVVGGWASVNENVEGPAIYDLMEKHITSKQVVSLPDQPTVKVNM